One Vespa crabro chromosome 9, iyVesCrab1.2, whole genome shotgun sequence genomic region harbors:
- the LOC124426618 gene encoding reticulocalbin-2 isoform X1 yields MHIQNMRGCILFLTIFSISESISNSNAASAHIHTHQHNRGEGNERTQDGAFSPRGMDHYVGDEHHQEFDHEAILGSVKDAEEFDKLPVEESRRRLGILLTKMDLNNDNFIERNELKAWILRSFSMLSTEESQDRLEDADSDEDGKVSWDEILQDIYGSDPQDLALDDQLIHYDKETFDAADLNKDGYLDSEEFKAYTHPEEVPRMFPLLLKQVLDEKDIDKDGCISFQEYIGERAKSEDKEWLLIKKDKFDHEYDKNGNGKLESDEILSWRVPSNELSIYFREIANDEVDHLFAASDDDHDNRLSFEEILDHHDTFVGSEATDYGDQLQDIERFTDEL; encoded by the exons ATGCACATACAAAACATGCGTGGATGTATTCTATTTCTTACAATCTTCAGTATATCTGAATCCATCTCGAATAGTAATGCGGCGTCTGCACATATTCATACTCATCAACACAATAGAGGTGAAGGCAATGAAAGAACACAAGACGGTGCGTTCAGTCCACGGGGTATGGACCACTACGTAGGTGATGAACATCATCAGGAGTTTGATCACGAGGCAATTCttg GAAGCGTTAAAGATGCAGAAGAATTTGATAAACTTCCAGTAGAAGAATCAAGGCGTCGATTAGGCATATTATTAACCAAAATGgatttaaataatgataatttcattgaaagaaatgaattgaAAGCTTGGATTTTACGTTCATTCAG TATGCTCTCTACCGAAGAATCACAAGACCGCTTGGAAGATGCAGATAGTGATGAAGATGGTAAAGTCAGTTGGGATGAAATTTTACAAGATATTTATGGATCAGATCCACAAGACCTTGCTCTTGATGATCAACTCATACATTATGATAAAGAAACATTTGATGCAGCAGATTTAAATAAAGATGGTTATTTAGATTCAGAAGAATTTAAGGCATATACTCATCCAGAAGAAGTACCTAGAatgtttccattattattaaaacaagtTCTTGACGAAAAAGATATTGATAAAGATGGTTGTATCAGTTTTCAAGAATATATTGGAGAAAGAGCTAAATCTGAGGATAAAGAGTGGCTGTTgattaaaaaagacaaatttgATCATGAATATGACAAAAATGGAAATGGTAAACTTGAATCTGATGAGATTTTATCATGGCGTGTACCAAGTAATga ACTATCAATATATTTCAGAGAAATAGCAAACGACGAAGTTGATCACTTATTTGCAGCATCTGATGATGATCATGATAATAGATTGTCATTCGAAGAGATTTTGGATCATCATGATACATTTGTAGGTAGTGAAGCAACTGATTATGGAGACCAGTTACAAGACATTGAACGCTTTACTGATGAACTCtga
- the LOC124426619 gene encoding probable signal peptidase complex subunit 2, with translation MGGVENTGIKINKWDGSAVKNALDDAVKDVLTKKYNYIENFALLDGRLALCGIAVIIAIIALLFDYLYPFPASKPVLIVCVSLYFVLMGLLTLYTTYKEKGIFVVAIQRDPAGFNPDLIWEASSYMKKYDDKYSLVLSVRSPSSGITNETTVTKSVANFIDVNGVVIPELIEAVVTDMHDSITRQRKEK, from the exons atgggTGGTGTTGAAAATACT GGAATCAAAATCAATAAATGGGATGGATCTGCTGTAAAGAATGCATTAGATGATGCAGTAAAGGATGttcttacaaaaaaatataattacatagaaAACTTTGCTCTTCTTGATGGAAGACTGGCACTCTGTGGAATCGCAgtgataatagctataatcgCATTGCTTTTTGACTACTTATATCCATTCCCAGCATCTAAACCTGTTTTGATAGTTTGcgtatcattatattttgttttgatGGGACTTTTAACTCTTTATACgacttataaagaaaaaggaatatttgTTGTTGCTATTCAAAg GGATCCTGCGGGTTTCAATCCTGATCTCATATGGGAAGCAAGTTCATATATGAAAAAGTATGATGATAAATATAGTCTCGTATTGTCTGTTAGAAGTCCTTCCTCAGGAATTACTAATGAAACTACAGTAACAAAATCCGTTGCAAATTTCATTGATGTGAATGGTGTAGTAATACCAGAATTAATAGAAGCTGTTGTAACAGACATGCATGACAGTATAACACGTCAGCGCAAAGAAAAGTAg
- the LOC124426617 gene encoding structural maintenance of chromosomes protein 3: MYIKQVIIQGFKSYREQTVVEPFDPRHNVVVGRNGSGKSNFFYAIQFVLSDEFSHLRPEQRQALLHEGTGPRVISAHVEIIFDNSDGRLPIDKDEVYLRRVIGSKKDQYFLNKKIVTRNDVMNLLESAGFSRSNPYYIVKQGKINQMATAPDSQRLKLLREVAGTRVYDDRREESKSILKETEGKLEKIEDFLRTIEERLKTLEEEKEELKEYQRWDKQRRCLEYTIHERELKENKRKLEELEASRANSGAEQARLGAEAKTAQEMVRAATKRLKEAKKEVQTAKEERDTLSAEQQQLLKEKTKLTLTINDLLEEVKGDNDSRKRAQQELEKLKVNIAAREAELEAIKPEYEEMKRVEEECTRELQLKEQKRKELYAKQGRGNQFTSRDERDKWIQNELKQLAKQIKDKEEHQKKISEDLKKDAEKQIALEKKIEEHTREMDRQRASIDDHNKQYYELTKAKDQCQATRKEQYRQESVLQLNLSGLKEDLAKADQSLRSMAGKPILNGRDSVRKVLDTFRGRNDMAHEVSSYYGPVIENFNCDKSVYMAVEVTAGNRLFHHIVETDKFGTKILKEMNNQRLPGEVTFMPLNRLHTKNIDYPNTSDAIPMISRLNYDPKYDKALRYIFGKTLICRNLEAATNLARTSGLDCVTLEGDQVSSKGSLTGGYFNTLRSRLEIQKTRSELMAQISTLESQLSTLKEEIRKADQNISSYVSEMQRTETKNSKAKDIYDKMKAEIRIMKEELSAIERYRTPKEKSLAQCTSNLEAMRATKEGLESELHQELMAQLSVADQHQVDTLNDDIRRLTKENKEAFAKRMRLEAEKNKLENLLTNNLVRRKDELVQALQEISVEDRQRQLDSSKAQLADIEKRLVKVNADFKAQNEKVTNAMKKQKAESAEVEKWKVKEKEAQEKIEADAKDLEKLASKLNILQQKIVECTQKITELGALPSHEAYTKFSVMSTKQLFREMEKANNHLKKYSHVNKKALDQFMSFSDQKEKLVKRKEELDRGDEKIKELMSVLEQRKCEAIQFTFKQVSKYFSEVFKKLVPSGHAQLVMKTADGDEGDDGTTEAADSDRFIGVGIRVSFTGHRAEMREMNQLSGGQKSLVALALIFAIQKCDPAPFYLFDEIDQALDAQHRKAVADMIHELSSDAQFITTTFRPELLQHANKFYGVKFRNKVSHVECVSREEAADFVEDDTTHG, translated from the exons ATTGATAAAGATGAAGTTTATTTAAGAAGAGTGATTGGATCAAAGAAGGATCAGTATTTTCTTAACAAAAAGATTGTTACAAGGAATGATGTAATGAATCTATTAGAGTCGGCAGGTTTCTCAAGATCAAATCCATATTACATTGTAAAGCAAGGAAAG ATAAATCAAATGGCGACAGCTCCAGACTCACAGAGATTAAAGCTATTAAGAGAAGTTGCTGGTACAAGAGTATATGATGATAGAAGAGAAGAATCCAAATCTATATTGAAAGAAACAGAAGGGAAGcttgaaaaaatagaagatttTTTGCGTACCATAG AGGAACGATTAAAGActttagaagaagaaaaagaagaattaaaggaGTATCAGCGTTGGGATAAACAGCGGCGTTGTTTAGAATATACAATTCATGAACGTGAACTTaaggagaataaaaggaaacttGAAGAACTCGAAGCATCTCGTGCAAATAGTGGTGCTGAACAGGCAAGATTAGGAGCTGAAGCAAAAACTGCACAAGAAATGGTACGAGCAGCAACTAAACGTCTCAAAGAAGCTAAAAAAGAAGTACAAAcagcaaaagaagaaagagatacttTAAG CGctgaacaacaacaattattaaaagaaaaaacaaaattgacgTTAACTATCAACGATTTATTAGAAGAAGTTAAAGGAGATAATGATAGTAGAAAAAGGGCGCAACAGGAATTAGAAAAACTGAAAGTAAACATAGCAGCTCGTGAAGCAGAATTAGAAGCAATTAAGCCAgaa taTGAAGAAATGAAACGCGTTGAAGAAGAATGTACAAGAGAATTACAACTTaaggaacaaaagagaaaggaacttTATGCTAAACAAGGGCGTGGTAATCAATTTACTAGTAGG gatgaaagagataaatggATACAAAATGAGCTTAAGCAATTGgccaaacaaataaaagataaagaagaacatCAGAAAAAGATTAGTgaggatttaaaaaaagatgcAGAAAAGCAAATtgctttagaaaagaaaatagaagaacatACACGTGAAATGGACAGACAACGTGCATCAATAGATGatcataataaacaatattatgaattaacaAAAGCCAAAGATCAATGCCAAGCAACAAGAAAAGAACA GTATCGTCAAGAAAGTGTATTGCAACTGAATTTGTCAGGATTGAAAGAAGATTTAGCAAAAGCAGATCAAAGTTTACGTTCTATGGCTGGAAAACCTATTCTTAATGGTAGAGATAGTGTACGAAAAGTACTTGACACGTTCCG TGGACGTAACGATATGGCCCATGAGGTAAGTAGTTACTATGGGCCAGTGATAGAAAACTTTAATTGCGACAAAAGTGTTTATATGGCTGTAGAGGTAACAGCTGGAAATCGATTGTTTCATCACATCGTGGAAACAGATAAGTTCGGCactaaaattttaaaagaaatgaataatcaACGTCTTCCAGGAGAAGTTACGTTTATGCCTTTAAACCGTCTTCATACTAAGAATATAGATTATCCTAATACTTCGGATGCTATACCAATGATATCTCGTTTAAATTATGATCCTAAATATGATAAGGCATTGAG GTACATTTTTGGGAAAACATTAATTTGTCGTAATTTAGAAGCAGCAACAAATCTCGCTCGAACATCTGGCTTGGATTGCGTAACACTCGAAGGTGATCAAGTATCATCAAAAGGCTCTTTAACTGGTggatattttaatactttaaGATCACGACTTGAAATACAAAAAACTCGATCAGAATTAATGGCACAGATCTCTACTCTTGAAAGTCAATTATCAACtcttaaagaagaaataagaaaggcTGATCAAAATATTAGTTCTTACGTTAGCGAAATGCAACGTACAGAGACGAAAAATAGTAAAGCCAA agacatatatgataaaatgaaGGCAGAAATACGTATAATGAAAGAGGAATTGAGTGCCATCGAGAGATATAGAACACCTAAAGAGAAAAGTCTTGCTCAATGTACTTCAAATTTGGAAGCAATGAGAGCAACTAAAGAGGGTTTAGAGAGTGAATTACATCAAGAATTAATGGCACAATTATCCGTGGCCGATCAACATCAG GTCGATACCTTAAATGATGATATAAGACgattaacgaaagaaaataaagaagcatttgcaaaaagaatgagattagaagcagagaaaaataaattagaaaatcttCTAACAAATAATTTAGTTAGAAGAAAGGATGAATTAGTTCAAGCATTGCAAGAAATATCCGTAGAAGATCGACAACGTCAGCTTGACTCATCGAAAGCTCAACTAGCAGATATTGAGAAAAGGCTAGTAAAAGTTAATGCAGATTTTAAAGCTCAAAATGAGAAAGTAACTAATGCCATGAAAAag cAAAAAGCAGAATCTGCTGAAGTTGAAAAgtggaaagtaaaagaaaaagaggcaCAGGAAAAAATAGAAGCTGATGCTaaagatttagaaaaattggcaagtaaattaaatattttacaacagAAAATAGTGGAGTGTACACAAAAGATTACAGAATTAGGTGCATTACCTAGTCATGAGGCATATACTAAATTTAGTGTTATGTCCACAAAACAATTATTcagagaaatggagaaagcaaataatcatttaaagaaatatag TCATGTCAACAAAAAGGCCCTAGATCAATTCATGTCATTTAgcgatcaaaaagaaaaattagtgaaacgaaaggaagaacTAGATCGTGgcgatgaaaaaattaaagagttGATGTCAGTTCTGGAACAACGCAAATGCGAAGCTATTCAATTTACTTTTAAACAA GTAAGTAAATATTTCAGTGAAGTATTTAAAAAACTTGTACCATCAGGTCACGCTCAGTTAGTTATGAAAACTGCAGATGGTGATGAAGGAGATGACGGTACAACAGAAGCTGCAGATTCTGATCGTTTTATTGGTGTTG gAATACGAGTCTCTTTCACTGGTCATAGAGCTGAGATGCGAGAAATGAATCAATTATCTGGTGGTCAGAAATCGCTAGTAGCATTAGCTTTAATTTTTGCAATTCAAAAGTGTGATCCTGcaccattttatttatttgatgaaATAGATCAAGCTTTAGATGCACAACATAGAAAAGCAGTTGCTGATATGATTCATGAACTTAGTTCGGATGCACAATTTATTACAACAACTTTCAG GCCAGAATTATTACAACAtgcgaataaattttatggagtaaaatttagaaataaagtTTCGCACGTTGAGTGTGTATCACGAGAAGAAGCAGCAGACTTTGTTGAAGATGATACAACGCACGGTTAA
- the LOC124426618 gene encoding reticulocalbin-2 isoform X2 has product MHIQNMRGCILFLTIFSISESISNSNAASAHIHTHQHNRGEGNERTQDGAFSPRGMDHYVGDEHHQEFDHEAILGSVKDAEEFDKLPVEESRRRLGILLTKMDLNNDNFIERNELKAWILRSFSMLSTEESQDRLEDADSDEDGKVSWDEILQDIYGSDPQDLALDDQLIHYDKETFDAADLNKDGYLDSEEFKAYTHPEEVPRMFPLLLKQVLDEKDIDKDGCISFQEYIGERAKSEDKEWLLIKKDKFDHEYDKNGNGKLESDEILSWRVPSNEEIANDEVDHLFAASDDDHDNRLSFEEILDHHDTFVGSEATDYGDQLQDIERFTDEL; this is encoded by the exons ATGCACATACAAAACATGCGTGGATGTATTCTATTTCTTACAATCTTCAGTATATCTGAATCCATCTCGAATAGTAATGCGGCGTCTGCACATATTCATACTCATCAACACAATAGAGGTGAAGGCAATGAAAGAACACAAGACGGTGCGTTCAGTCCACGGGGTATGGACCACTACGTAGGTGATGAACATCATCAGGAGTTTGATCACGAGGCAATTCttg GAAGCGTTAAAGATGCAGAAGAATTTGATAAACTTCCAGTAGAAGAATCAAGGCGTCGATTAGGCATATTATTAACCAAAATGgatttaaataatgataatttcattgaaagaaatgaattgaAAGCTTGGATTTTACGTTCATTCAG TATGCTCTCTACCGAAGAATCACAAGACCGCTTGGAAGATGCAGATAGTGATGAAGATGGTAAAGTCAGTTGGGATGAAATTTTACAAGATATTTATGGATCAGATCCACAAGACCTTGCTCTTGATGATCAACTCATACATTATGATAAAGAAACATTTGATGCAGCAGATTTAAATAAAGATGGTTATTTAGATTCAGAAGAATTTAAGGCATATACTCATCCAGAAGAAGTACCTAGAatgtttccattattattaaaacaagtTCTTGACGAAAAAGATATTGATAAAGATGGTTGTATCAGTTTTCAAGAATATATTGGAGAAAGAGCTAAATCTGAGGATAAAGAGTGGCTGTTgattaaaaaagacaaatttgATCATGAATATGACAAAAATGGAAATGGTAAACTTGAATCTGATGAGATTTTATCATGGCGTGTACCAAGTAATga AGAAATAGCAAACGACGAAGTTGATCACTTATTTGCAGCATCTGATGATGATCATGATAATAGATTGTCATTCGAAGAGATTTTGGATCATCATGATACATTTGTAGGTAGTGAAGCAACTGATTATGGAGACCAGTTACAAGACATTGAACGCTTTACTGATGAACTCtga